Part of the Ursus arctos isolate Adak ecotype North America unplaced genomic scaffold, UrsArc2.0 scaffold_1, whole genome shotgun sequence genome, GGAAATGTCATCATGGAGAAGGATAGGGCCCCTGTCTCCCAGGCCCTGCACCCGGGTAAGGGCCTCTAGCAGCAGACACAGACAGCGAAGCGTGGCCTTAATCTCCTCCAGCGCTTTGCCGTCAGCACACGCCGGTGTTTACGAGGCCTTCAGGTTACACTAGCGTCACCTGCTAGGGCAGTAGTATGAATAAAATCTGTCTTACAGCCTTTAACTAGTGTTTGAGACCCTCATTTAACAACTAGCTTTGTTGCTCTTTGACAGCAGCATactctagattaaaaaaaaatgataagagaggttaaaaaaaaaaaggcaggaaattgTGACCCCTTCTGAATATGTGTCACATATGCAAGCCAGTGTTGACCACCAATGGTTGTTTCCCAGCCCTGGAAAACCTCTGCAATCCCCCTTCTCTGCTCTGCCAGGGCCTCAGGGAATCTTACCCGGCACATGGACGCCTTGGTGCTTCGGTCCCTGTGCAGGATTCGGAGGCTTCTTTCtacacctcccttccctctggtacCTGGCCCTCCAAACGCTCACCAACTCAGCATCTCTTAAATCTCCCAGACTCAGGGCATCTCCACACTGCAGTCTGGAATGTACCCTCCAGCAAAAGGCTAGAGCGCCTGGGGCTCCCTTCCTGCATTTCCCCCTCTCAGGTTAACAGTCTGTGCCGTTATCCAAGGTCTGAAAGCAGCCTTGGGTCTTCTGTGCAGTGTTATAGTTGCTTGCAGTGAGAAGGTTAGGCCAGAACCTGTTACGTCATCATGCTAGAAGTGGATGTCAACTTCTCTTACagtacaggtgagaaaacagaggaaggtAAGGTTAGGCAGCTCATCCGAAATCACGCAGCAGTTTACGCActggagctggaattcaaaccctgGGCAGCAGTCTGCCTTCAGAGCGGCTCACATAATTGCTGCGTGACAAATGGCCTTCTATAGGCATGGTAGATGTTTGGTTCCGTGTCAGGAAGCATAGTATGTCCTTAATAAAGTCTAGTTGCATTAGTCTTAAAATTCCCAAAGCTCAGTATGAATTTGTATCAAGCCTAGAGCTTCAAGGCAGAAGTTGATCAATAGGACATTAGCACTGCTGCATGAACTGTTTCTTGATTACCAGGAATCTTTATTACTGTCCTACCATTAGTAAATGAAAAGGGGGCATTTGCTTAAGTCCTTTATTGCTTGAGTCCTGTTTATTTGCATGAACAAAATACTAAATCCTTAGTCTGCTTTCTTTTGCCATTAAACTCTACCTTTATTCATTagaaatataaagcaaaacaaacaaaacaagccatCAGGCGTGGATGGGGACTCCTATCAATTTCTGAATTTCAAATCACTAAATACTGTGCAGTAACACCCCCATCTGGCCATGAAGGAGATTGCAGCAGAGGGAAGGCACAAGCTCCCGAATAGGAAtgcaaatatttgtaataaaaccTTCCTCTTAATCTACCATCTAATTCTTAATTCTTAATCTACCACCTAAATGAGCTCTAATTTTCCATCTTATAAAAAATTATGATGAGACCTCTTTAAGCCCCTGCCTTTCTTCGGTTTTAGCCCATGTACTTGTAAACAGTttgcagaagacacgaacagacctttctccaaagaggacatacaaatggccaagagacacatgaaaagatgttcaacattactcatcatcagggaaatgcaaatcaaaaccacaatgagataccacctcacaccagtcagaatggctaaaataaacacgtgaggaaacaacaaatgttgaacggtgaggatgtggagaaaggggaaccctcttgtactgttggtgggaatgcaagctggttcagccactctgaaagacagttaaaaataaaaagttaaaaatagagctatcctacgacctagcaattgcactactttgcccaaaggatacaaatgtagtgatctgaaggggcagcTGAACCCCAATGTTGATAGCAGCAATAGccgcaatagccaaaccatggaaagagcccagatgtccattgacagatgaatggataaagaagatgtggtgtatacatatacgacggaatattactcagccatcaaaaaattgaaatcttaccatttgcaatgacgtggatggaactagagggtattaagcaaaataagtcaatcggagaaagacaatcACCATATgatttgatttcactcatctgtggaattcaagaaacaaaacagaggatcataggggaggggagggaaaaataaaataagatgaaatcagagagggagacaaaccataagagacccttaactacaggaaacaggGTTGCTGTAAGGCTGGCGGGTAGGgaatggggtaaatgggtgattggcattaaggagggcacttgatgttatgcgcactgggtgttatatgcaactgataaatcactgaattctgcctctaaaactaataatacactatatgttaattagttgaatttaaattttaaagcttgcctctgtcttctgcctcttcccccccctcccgcccccaaaGATACACGTAAATTTCTTCCACACTTCAGTTACATCTACTAGCACAAGATGCAATAGACACGTTGCAGGTGTGCACTCAGTCTGATTAACCTAGGAAGAACTAGCTTGTTCAGGTCCTCTTTCCACGCCGTTCTTGCCccagaccaaaaaaacccaaacaagcaaacaagcatatatttctttctattgACTCTGGCCTTTCTGATGTACAGATTAACTGAGTAGCACCTGTCTAATTATTGCACATGTTCTCTGTAAATGACCTTTTGATAAATCCTAACCTTAAAACAATTACAaagggaaatgaagaaatcaggaaatgttaaattaaatacattaaatcaaGGCTTGCTTTACTGTTATCTTCCAACAAACCCaaacttccctttctatttttctttgctctttttttaaattgcagtatAATCAACATATATTATATTCGTTTCAATGTATGGCATAATAATTTGGTATTTGCATATGTTGCAAAATTATCACAATAAGTCTTGTTAATATTCATCATCAcgcatagttacaaattttttcttgtgatgagaatttttaagatctccTTTCtaagcaacttccaaatatagaATACAGTATTCCTAACTATAGTCCCCATGTTGTACCTTACATtcccataacttatttattttataactggaagtttataacTTCTGATCCCCTCATGCACTTCACCCACACCTACCCCCCACCTCTGACAACCCACCAATCTGTTCTAGGTATCCATGAGTTCGACCAAACCTCCCTTTTTTGATACTGGCTTTATCTGGGGGCAGAAAGCCATCATGATTGCCTCTCTGTGAATAATTCTGAATAGGATGTCAAGCTAATAAAATGTTTAGAGTGGACCATACCTTCAATAATTTCCACACGTTTGCAATTTTTCAGGTAAAGCTGTACTTCAATGTGttcaaataaattcatttttctctccatctattaagagctgctgctgctttgttcTAATATTGGAAGCTTTCAGGCTGGGAATCTGTACTTTTTAGTACTCATGGTACAATATGGGCGCTTTCATGATTTTTAACTGTTCTTTGGCCTTTGAAGTACACTATTATTCTAGATGTAGGCTTACCCATGGTGGGCTTTGTCCTTAAATTAGgataatttatatttcatttcctaCATATCCTTTTAGATGTCCGGAGGAATCTTTTCCAAATGCAAATATGTCTTGCCACTGGAGAACATACACAGACCACCCACAGAGGCCCACAAAAGAGAACACTGCCTACAAATTCACAACCAGCCCTCTCTCTAGAAAGTTTAATAAAAGGCAAAAGATATGTCTAAAGAGAAACTATAGTATCTCAGAGTTGTAATTTTGTGTGATTTGTAAATTATACAAttgatctgatttttttcctattaatatcTTTTCTCACTAAGCTATACTCTCTATCTTTAGTTGGGCTCCTGAGGGGGCAGACGCTGAGAAGGAGAcagtggggctggagagggaggtTTATTTAGCAAATGGTTTTGGGATCACCATCCATGGAAAGAATGGGACGAAATGGAGCATTGGACAGAGGAGCCGGCTTGTAATGTAGTCTCAACCAAATTCTCAGTTGACCCTGTGAAAAACTCCGAAGCTGAATGGCCCTTGAGAATTGTCCCAAATTAGAGCTGGAGGGTCAGATCTTTGTTTGCCCATCATTGGATTTAGCCTGCCAAAAGAAGGGGATGTGGCCACCCTTGAATGAAGTGACTCTTTTCACCTTCTGAATGACTTCCCAGGGCTGATAGCCCCGCGGTGCCGCGGATGTGTGACTTGGATAGTTACACAGGGATCCATGCTTACAAAGGCCTCACCCTTTGTTTAATACTCTGCTGCCTCTgtcttaaaattcttcatttaatTGCCAATTAATCACCCtttcttttgttatctttttcCAAGACGTCATTTGAGCTTAGCAGTCACAGTCAATTCTATTGTCCTTAGTTACTGTTTCACTTCCTGTTTCTCAACTGTCTGATACACTGTGCCCACCACTGGCATCCTATCCCCGTTCACTACTGGTCAAACTGTTAACAGCTGCACTGTCATGTGTGCAAGGGGATATCTGTGTCCCACCTACCACCATGGGGGAGGGTGGTTGTCTCATCCTGTAAGCCAAGGGGCAGAAGAACCAGCTCCAAAACCCAGTTCTAGTATCTGCTTTCTTGTATCACTTCTGGTACAGGTGTCATAGGTTGGGTTCCCTGGAAAGCAGATTCGGGGGTAGAGATTGGTGGGTAGGCAGTTTATTGGGGAGTGCTCTTGGGATTGCCacctggtgggggcgggggaggaagctccactgggcagagggagaatatGGGCTATGATGCAATCTCAAGAAGGCCTCAGCCGACCCTGTGGGGACGGGACCTCTGAAACTGGATGGACTTCCAGATTGTCCCCAAAGGGATGAGGGGACCATTCTTTGAATGCAGGCTACTAGGAAGGGAGTGTGACACTGGGCGTGAGGGGATTCTCTGAATCAGAGATCTGACAGCTGCGGGTGGTCTGCCAGCAGCCCTCCCAGGGCAGGGGAAACAAGCCAAGTCCTGGAGGGGAACCTGCGTGGCAGATCACAGTactccctgagagcagggaggggggcttTCTCACATCATGTAATGTCAGTCCACACTGTAACCCAGAAGCCTGTTATAGCGCTGGGCACACTCGTGTTCATCATTTATTGAACCCATAGTATCATCATATTGGACTATTGCTatctttatcatttattcatcACCTGGTGCCCGTCACGGGTTAGAACTGATGCCACGAGGATGTTTGTGGCAGAGCTGCTGTTCAAAGCCTATTTGGAAAATTCATCTAATGTGTTTAACGggcaagaatgatttgataggtTGAGAGCCTTAACATAGGGGTGAGCGAGAAATGCTATTAAAGATCACCTGCTGGTGTAGCTAACACCCTAGAAGTTTCCAacagaggtgacatttgaacagtatctttaaaaatgcatatttcctCCAGAGCCAGAAGCAGGAAAAACCTAGGCAGCAGGAAGAGTAGGACTTCTGGGCGCCTTAGACTCAGAGACTCATTTCATCAGTACTGTTTAGAACTGAATTACATTGTCCTTTCCCCCACTTGGATCTCCTCTTCTTCCAATGCCTTATGAAAGCTTTCCTCAATATATCCTTTCCGAAGTCAGCATTTTACTGTGCAGAAGTCTGTCATCTCTAGAGTTCATTACGCCCTTTCTACATTCCAGAGCATTCATAAAAACCTAAGATCAATCCAATCTTAATGACCTACGAGCTTCTGTTGATGCCTAAACTTTGTTTCCAGTCTGTGTAATCCTTAACATCATCAAAAATAGCACCTAAAATTCCATGATTTAATACAGATGATAACGTGAAACTAAGTGCTCTTCAGAGTTTTAAATAAGTTACATGCATTGGTTTTCCTTTATGATGttgttttattcttctcaaaGGATTCCACTCAAGTATGACTTTTTTTCCAGACAGAAAAATACTTGTCATATACTTCTGCTGGATTAACACTTGAGATTGTCAAAACCTGCCTTTATCATTCAGAGCTCTCTGAAGTGTTCCGAGTTCTGAAAACAGGCCTGAGACTTCCATCTAATCTACAAAAGTAGCACTGTCGCCTGGTGCTGGCAGAGGGACCACTGGAGGGGTTCCAGGATGATagagggaaacagaaaagcaaaagttaaaaTTTGCTCCTGAGGCTGATCTCCTATCCTTCCAATCACCCATTGTTTTGCTTGAAACACTTGTAACTGAACTGAGTGCACtgggaagttttgtttttgtcattttactAATGCTTTTTCACTGCTAACTCCTGTATGAGTGGTTAtgtcaaagaaaaagacaacGTTGCATTTGCTTGGAGAAAATATGGAATGGACTcatcacatatatatttgtacGTTTTTGCTTAGGCCAtgggtgtttttttattttttgaagattttatttatttgacagagagagagagagtcagtgaggcagggaacacaagcagggggagtgggagaggaagaagcaggctcccagcagagaccagggagcccgatgcagggctcgattccaggactctgggatcatgccctgaaccgaaggcagatgcttaaggactgagccacccaggcgcccccatgggtgttttttaaactttgactTTCAGAAGTACCCTAGGGATAGGTGAGTACCAGAGCATCCATATCATGGCGCTCCCAAGAATGGCTACAAAGAAGGGGCCACGGTCAGGTCAGTAACACTTTAATAAAACGAGCAGAACCCGTTACAACAACAGCTCTTTATTACATGGATTCAAATGCACACCAGACCAATCCTGTTCCCTGAAATTCAGTAATCACATTCAATAAACGCCTGTGAGCGCGTTCTTCCAAACTCTAAGGGGCTTCCTCCGAATTCCCTGTACAAAGCCTTGCGCGAAGAAGAGGTTAAAGCACCAGTAAGAACGCCTGTTGCTAGCAGTAGTTTCGTTTTTTCGCCGTCTTCATCATCAACATACATGcagtttcttccctgtgtgtACGTGGCGTTGTAACATGGGCGCTACACTCTGCCTATGGTACAAAGTTTATAAATTCAATATACCAGTACAAAGTTGAAGCCGTTAAAAAGAGCTTGATAGCTACCAGGAGATGATGAAATCTGGAGTGTTGATGGAATCCATGAACGGATGCAGAAACAACACACAAACGCAGACGTCGTCAACATATTCCTTGGGAAGGGACGGAAGGGGTGCTGCTTCTGTGCTCCCGAGGGCTTCCGGAGCTGCGCCCGGTCACTTCCTCTCCGCTATTATCTTTAAATACTGCAGAGCGTTGTGCGCCGCGTCGCTCTGCGCGTTGCCGCAGGAGATCCCGGAGCCGTGGCAGACCGTGATGGGGCTGGTGGAGAGCTCGGCGAGACACTGATACTGTCCGTTGGCGCTCAGTTCTTCTGTAATCATGGGTTCAAACGTGACAGTTAATGCCAAGTGTATGGAAAGCGGACCCTTTACGGCAACAAGTTTCTACGACAGTCCTCCTGGACTACAGACGAAATCTATGGTATGCTACTGCACTCCCTCACCATCTTTATCGTTCTTCTCCAATCTAAAACCAAAACACAACTGCTCAGCGCTGTGGTTCTGAAACACAGCTGCgcttcagaatcacctgaggGAACGTGAAAGAAATGCAGGTGCCTTGGCCTCACTCCAGCTCGCTCACTCAGAAAcccagggatggggtgggagtaGCCGgattcttgccttttctttttaaagctcccaAGACCATTCTAATGAGGCTAGCTGAGCAGGCAGTGTTTGCAAATTGAACCatagccaactttttttttttttttttttttttttttttttagaggggaagAGACCATTTGGCTAGAGAACTGGAGAGACTGTTTTTCACTGTGAAGTCTAGGGTCACTGTCGGGAGACATCTGAACCAGGAAATACATAGCTCAGGGCAAGACCTCTCTTCTGCGTTCATGTTCTTGCGTTCTACATCTGCGCAGATAGCCTAGTTCCATACTGTATACCCAATACCTAAGCTCAGGAAACAAACGTTCTTCTCATCAACGGATGAGTCCCTGTCACTAAAGATGGCTGGATGACGtaggggaaagaggcagaaacGGATGAGTTACAATACGTTAAAAGTGGCCATGATTCAATGTTATTTCTACCAAAGTCAATATAATAGGAAATATCCAGATACAGTGGAGGTGCTTTAATGTGTGAAGAGGCTTTCTAGTTCTATCAccgagatttttttttccttttaaattgaggtaaaattcacataacctTAACCATATTAAAGTAATATTTAGTCCATTCACACTGTTGGGCAACTGCCACCTCTATCTACTACAAAACATTcttatcatttcattttcccaAGAAGAAACACCATGCACGTCGAGAAGTtgcttcttctctcccctcccctgcagccccctggcaaaTACCAATCTATGGATTAAACTATTCTGGATATTCATTTAAGTGGTATCATATAATATAACCCTTTTGTGTCTCGCTTTTCACTTAGTATGTTTTTGAGGTTAATCCACGTTGTAGcgtgtatcagaatttcattttcatttcttttcatggctgaatattTAATTGCATGTATATATGACAACtgacttatccattcatccactgatggacctctgggctgtttccaccttttagctattgtgaacagtaCTACTATGAACATGTGTGTATTTGTCTGAATACCAGTTtacaattcttttgagtatacaTCTGGCAGGAGAGTTGCTAGGTCATACAGTAACCCATTTGAAGAGCTGCAAAACTCctgtttcccacagcagctgaaccattttacatccccaccagcagtgtgggAGGGCtacaatttctctacatctttgccaacattcgttatcttctattttcttcatcaCAGTCATCCCAGTGGTATGAACtggtacctcactgtggttttgatttgcatttccctgatgactaagaATAGTGAGCATCTGTTtgtgtgcttgttggccatttgtgcaTCTTTTTTGGAGGATGCCTAGGTTCTTTTGAAGGTAACTGCATAGAAGTTAGCTAAATTAGCTGATTGTGGTTTTTAGACTGCTGTTCTATATTGAGAAGAACTACTTAAAATTGGTAAGATGCATTTCAAAGGCCCAtctcaagtttctttcttttcccagattCACCCATCCATAGTCCTGTTCATGACATGGCTTATTCATCTCTCTGTcttaaaagccttaaaaaatgtgggtacttaataaatatttactgaatggtCTCCCCTCAGCCGCCTCTTCTGACCACGTGTCTGTATTAAATTCCCAGGTTCTACATCATTCTCAGTATATTAAGACATTGCACCTGACCCATCATTCAATCCCAAAGTAGCAGAGAAAACCAGAAATTCTTTAAGCACCTAAACACCGGAGCTGGCAGCTCCTTCAAGCTGGTCCCCACAGCCCACCGAGGATGGAACAAGGGATATCAAATTCTTCACAAATTACACTGATGTAATCAGTTAAAATCAAGACaccacacatgcgtgtgcacgtgcCAGCtttataaagcaaattaaaatccaAAGTGACTTGCTTTCTAATCTATCCACATTTGTCTACCTAAACAATTAAGGGCTAGAGGAAATATAGAAGAGGACAGCTGGGGTGGAATAAAGCTATAAAGTACTTGTCCCACTGATCTCCTTAAATTGGCAAACAGTGACAAAGTGGAGAGAAGTGGTCTGGCCCCACAAACTTAGTGCTTGTTCCAGAAATGAGGCTCCTTTTTATTTGTCAAACTCTCCATGAGGGCTAGTTTAATAGACACTGTATCTGTAGGGACTCTTCCCCTGATCGGATTCTACCGCTAACCAGCTGCGTCCTCGCAGGCAAGTttctgaacctctctgtgccttcctttctttccttacaTGTAAGGATAATAAACCTACTTCACAAGATTACTTTGAAAATTCAGTGAGCTGAAATATGTAATATCCTTAAAACAGGGCCTGGCCTATAGTAAAACTATAACTATTAGCtactgttttttattattataactgTTTAGATGTTAACTATTAATATGTATAAGAATGGGACAGATCAGTGATATTACTGCtctaatttcatatatataaatatataaaaatattatatatgtacatatataatatgtgtgtgggagaggggtgtgtgtgtgtgtgtgtgtatttatctatctatctatctatctatctatccttggtcaatgaaataaattgtaatacaggctttgtttctgaaatacattttaaaaagaaaccagttTTGAGataagccaaaggaaaaaatcatacCTATATCCAAATACGTTATATTAAAACCTTGTTCCTTGGCGATTTCACTAAGTAGCTGGATATAATCTGTATTTGGAATACTGAGAAGGCTCCTTTTCAGTAAGTTGATCTTTTCACCAGGAGAATTCCTCAAGGAATGCCAAGTACATCCTAAAGAATGTCCTACTACATTTGTCTGAAAAACAGAGATGAAGATTAAGACTCGTAACTCAGCCTGAGTTCTAATGCTATGACATAAGTAAAAGTATTTATTAGACACTCACATTTAATCCTCTATAATGCCTCTTTAAATGGATACCATTTGGTTAACTTTCCCATTTTAAATGAGATCACGCTAATAAGCACACATTTAACAAACACCGAGACgtcagagaaaaaagaagccCATGCAATAATATACCAGAAGTACTTAAAAATACTTCCATATAGGACAAAGGTCTCTCAGTCAAATTTTCTGATGACCACATTCAGAtgtagaagatattttaaaaaagatatagagGATATTTAAGAGCAGGATAAACCAACCTATAAATACGAGACgtcagagaaaaaagaagccCATGCAATAATATACCAGAAGTACTTAAAAATACTTCCATATAGGACAAAGGTCTCTCAGTCAAATTTTCTGATGACCACATTCAGAtgtagaagatattttaaaaaagatatagagGATATTTAAGAGCAGGATAAACCAACCTATAAATAACTGAATCTGCCTAATGGAgcaatttacaaattaaaatataaaacaattttatctTTATGACTTCTTGTATTAAGTACCAATCACTCTGACAGCTCTGATGCAGAAGACAAAGAAACCATAGAAAAGGTGCAATGTACAAGTTAGGTGTGAGAAGAACAAGTCGTTCAAATGAATGGCAGGACGTCATAAAGTTCTTACCAGACTTTTCCCGGAACCCAATagaactttctcctttttctcttttctttattctccccTATACCCTTCCCTTTCTACCTCTGTTCTTAGAATGCTTTACATTCcatgtcagtttatttttctcaaattgcCTTCATATATTATGCCAAGAAACcccacaaacaacaacaacaacaacaacaaaactatggCCCTCTGAAGTAGGGCAACCTATCCACAGTCTTATTTATTAATGAGACGGACAGAGGTTAAGGGATTTTCCAAAAAAGATCACAAGGATGGCCAATATACAGAATAATCTGCAAAATTTGCAAACCAGAATGTTGTATTCCTTGGTTggaactttaaaacattttgttttttaaaaattgtaattcactggggcgcctgggtggtgcagtcgttaagcatctgccttcagctcagggcgtgatcctggggttctgggatcgagccccacatcaggctcctctgctgggagcctgcttcttcccctcccactccccctgcttgtgttccctctctcgctggctgtctctctctgtcaaataaataaataaaatctttaaaaaaaaatgtaattcattgATAGAGTAATTGcaataagaacaaataaataatgaagaataGTCTCTTTTCCTTACCACTCCTTCCCAGAAGACATGTTTCACTCCCAAAAGGTACTTACTGTGAAAACTAGTTCTTCAATATCCTTCTATAATTCTAAattcaagcacacacacataatctttttatttattttacttcttaacttcccttttcctccctcacccccaccttctTTCTTTGTAGCtccacacccaacctggggcttgaactcaggaccctgagatcaagagtcatatgctctactgacggagccagccaggcgcccccagtctttttaaacaaaaatgacagCTTCCTCTTCTATATCTTATT contains:
- the PRKRA gene encoding interferon-inducible double-stranded RNA-dependent protein kinase activator A isoform X2, whose translation is MFSFAVPDPLMPDPSKQPKNQLNPIGSLQELAIHHGWRLPEYTLSQEGGPAHKREYTTICRLESFMETGKGASKKQAKRNAAEKFLAKFSNISPENHISLTNVVGHSLGCTWHSLRNSPGEKINLLKRSLLSIPNTDYIQLLSEIAKEQGFNITYLDIEELSANGQYQCLAELSTSPITVCHGSGISCGNAQSDAAHNALQYLKIIAERK
- the PRKRA gene encoding interferon-inducible double-stranded RNA-dependent protein kinase activator A isoform X3, encoding MPDPSKQPKNQLNPIGSLQELAIHHGWRLPEYTLSQEGGPAHKREYTTICRLESFMETGKGASKKQAKRNAAEKFLAKFSNISPENHISLTNVVGHSLGCTWHSLRNSPGEKINLLKRSLLSIPNTDYIQLLSEIAKEQGFNITYLDIEELSANGQYQCLAELSTSPITVCHGSGISCGNAQSDAAHNALQYLKIIAERK